The Nostoc sp. 'Peltigera membranacea cyanobiont' N6 genome contains the following window.
TAACCTTCCGAATTTCACTGTTTATTTACTAGAAGTGGGAGGTCGAATTGCAGAGAAGGTGTGACCGAAATCGGAAACGTTCCAAACGGCGGGATATCTACTGTCCCAATCATGGCTGCTACCTTGAAAGCAGGAGTCAAAAATATCAATTATTTGCCGATCGAGCAGGACAGTTGCAGCAACGGGGTATGAGTCGCCGAAGTGCATTGATGTTGGTAGCAAGCCAAACCACAGTTAGCATCGGGGGAGAATGGTTGGAAGCCTTTTGGTGCGATCGCTGCCAGCAAACAATCTGGTATCACGTCTGCAAGTCAAACGAACGCACCTATAAAGTTTGCGTAGCACCACAAGAGCTTTGGCAGCAAGTAACAGGAGTAATTAACCCTGAAGGAAACCCTTCTGTTGGAGAATTTACTCGCAAGCAGGCAAAGATGCTTAACTATCAGAACATCAAAGATTTTCAGTTTGTCAATTAATGCTTAAAAGCAGCGGTCTTGAATCAATATTATGAGTAGTAAAGGAATTACCTTAAAGCCAGAGTTAGTAATTGAAGCTGGACGTAGTGAAGAGCAGTATTGGAAAGACCTGTGGCGCTATCGAGAGCTATTTTATTTTCTGGCTTGGCGTGACATTCTAGTTCGCTACAAACAAACAATGATTGGTATGCTCTGGGCACTAATTCGACCATTTTTGACGATGATCGTCTTCAGCGTCATCTTCGGAAACTTGGCGAAATTACCTTCGGAGGGAACAGCACCCTATCCAATACTGGTATTTGCTGCCTTGCTACCCTGGCAGTTTTTTTCCAGTGCCCTCAGTGAGTGTAGCAACAGCCTAATTAGTAATGCCAACTTGATTTCTAAAGTCTATTTTCCGCGCTTAATTGTGCCTGCTAGTTCAGTAATTGTGAGCTTTGTAGACTTTCTAGTTTCTGCGATAATTCTTTTAGGACTGATGGCTTGGTATAATTTTGTTCCCAATTGGCAAATATTATTATTGCCGTTATTTATTGGTATTGCCTTTGCTGCTTCGCTAGGAGTAGGGCTGTGGTTGGCAGCTTTGAATGTGGAATATCGAGATTTTCGTTACATTGTGCCGTTTATTGTGCAGTTTGGCCTATATGTCTCACCCGTCGGTTTTAGTAGCAGCATTGTGCCAGAACAATGGCGTTTGCTTTACTATTTGAACCCAATGGTCGGCGTGATTGATGGCTTTCGCTGGGCAATTTTAGGGGGAGATTCCAAACTTTACTGGACTGGATTCACACTATCTCTAGGACTAGTTGCTCTATTACTAGTAAGTGGCATTTGGTACTTCCGCAAAATGGAACGGACATTTGCTGACGTAATTTAGCATGGAACTGTGCAGATGTCTGAGAATATGATTAGTGTTGAAAATTTAAGCAAAAAATAT
Protein-coding sequences here:
- a CDS encoding ABC transporter permease is translated as MSSKGITLKPELVIEAGRSEEQYWKDLWRYRELFYFLAWRDILVRYKQTMIGMLWALIRPFLTMIVFSVIFGNLAKLPSEGTAPYPILVFAALLPWQFFSSALSECSNSLISNANLISKVYFPRLIVPASSVIVSFVDFLVSAIILLGLMAWYNFVPNWQILLLPLFIGIAFAASLGVGLWLAALNVEYRDFRYIVPFIVQFGLYVSPVGFSSSIVPEQWRLLYYLNPMVGVIDGFRWAILGGDSKLYWTGFTLSLGLVALLLVSGIWYFRKMERTFADVI